A region of Bombilactobacillus folatiphilus DNA encodes the following proteins:
- the rsmG gene encoding 16S rRNA (guanine(527)-N(7))-methyltransferase RsmG, with amino-acid sequence MSPQEFQQALQAQGLTLSTTQMQQFGQYLDLLIQTNKVMNLTNITEPREVYVKHFYDSATPLFFEPRLLEDLSLADIGSGAGFPGIVLKIINPNLKLTIVDSLQKRIKFLEQVVTELGLTQVTLVHARAEEFARQKDQREAFDYVTARAVAKLSVLLELCLPVVKVQGTFIALKGIHAQDEVKTAQQALKILDAEVTQTKSFELPEQAGQREILFIQKQTRTPKKYPRKPGTPAKEPLE; translated from the coding sequence ATGAGTCCGCAAGAATTTCAACAGGCACTACAAGCACAAGGGTTGACCTTGTCAACCACGCAGATGCAGCAATTTGGGCAGTATCTAGATTTATTGATTCAAACGAATAAAGTAATGAATTTAACGAATATTACAGAACCCCGCGAAGTTTATGTCAAACATTTTTATGATTCCGCGACGCCGCTGTTTTTTGAGCCGCGGTTGCTGGAAGACCTGAGCTTAGCCGATATTGGTTCGGGCGCGGGTTTTCCCGGGATCGTTTTAAAAATTATCAATCCAAACCTAAAATTAACCATTGTGGATTCACTTCAAAAGCGAATCAAATTTTTGGAGCAAGTGGTCACTGAACTTGGCTTAACACAAGTGACGTTGGTACATGCCCGTGCGGAAGAATTTGCGCGGCAAAAAGATCAGCGCGAAGCCTTTGATTATGTGACGGCACGCGCTGTGGCTAAATTATCAGTTTTATTAGAGTTATGTTTGCCGGTGGTCAAAGTTCAAGGCACATTTATTGCTTTAAAAGGCATTCATGCACAAGATGAAGTTAAGACTGCACAACAGGCTCTAAAAATTTTAGATGCCGAGGTAACCCAAACTAAAAGTTTCGAGTTACCAGAGCAGGCGGGTCAGCGGGAAATATTATTTATTCAAAAGCAAACACGTACACCTAAAAAATATCCACGTAAACCAGGAACACCTGCTAAGGAGCCGTTAGAGTAG
- a CDS encoding GNAT family N-acetyltransferase, with the protein MLPYLRLAQLTDLPMIEQIITDAKKLLHDDQIDQWQNGQPNKTQFVQDIQQQNCWVLCQHAKIVGTATLMFQADPNYQIIYDGRWSSDAPYAVIHRFAVQPAANGQHFGRYLFSNLLSQGCRQNYTHFRIDTHPDNLRMQHLIMQAGFQNRGWIQLQNEQQAPRLAYELDLDI; encoded by the coding sequence ATGCTGCCTTACTTAAGATTAGCCCAGCTCACCGACCTGCCTATGATCGAACAAATTATCACGGATGCAAAAAAATTATTACATGATGACCAAATTGATCAATGGCAAAATGGTCAGCCCAATAAAACACAATTTGTACAAGATATTCAGCAACAAAATTGTTGGGTTTTATGTCAACATGCAAAAATTGTCGGCACCGCCACCCTCATGTTTCAAGCTGACCCTAATTATCAAATAATTTATGATGGTCGATGGAGTTCTGACGCTCCCTATGCCGTGATTCACCGTTTTGCCGTGCAACCAGCCGCGAATGGCCAACATTTCGGACGGTATTTATTTTCTAATTTATTATCACAAGGTTGTCGCCAAAATTACACACACTTTCGCATCGATACCCATCCAGACAATTTGCGCATGCAGCATTTAATTATGCAAGCTGGCTTTCAAAACCGAGGCTGGATTCAATTACAAAACGAACAACAAGCACCACGCTTGGCCTATGAATTGGATTTGGACATTTGA
- a CDS encoding DUF951 domain-containing protein, whose translation MYQIGDIVMMKKPHACSINRWEVVRLGADIKILCLGCGHQVMMARGEFNKKFKKIITKQHEVKTDQENFYLLPAKLHLPNQIN comes from the coding sequence ATGTATCAAATTGGTGATATTGTCATGATGAAAAAGCCACATGCTTGTAGCATAAATCGTTGGGAAGTGGTGCGTTTGGGCGCTGATATTAAGATTTTGTGCTTAGGTTGTGGTCATCAAGTGATGATGGCGCGTGGTGAATTTAATAAAAAATTCAAAAAGATTATTACCAAACAGCACGAAGTCAAAACTGATCAAGAAAACTTTTACTTATTACCCGCCAAGTTACACTTACCAAATCAAATTAACTAA
- a CDS encoding Fic family protein, whose product MNYEAKLTELTQLKDKMNQYRPLPPTEVKQLEKNIRIEHVWSSAAIEGNTFNKYETAAIINSGLGATIHGKTIRETLEIIDLNEAYGYMQELATEKRPLQTIDIRNLNRIATLETLQSKDEAGKYRQIDVYPYSLEDHPYLAPYDIPQAMDNLIQWSNQASETLHPVQYATDLHQKFVSIHPFRDGNGRTARLLMNFALTKNGYPVINVNPSKEARNKYMEALETSRSDKNMSPFRNLIADYVKSELNRRTDTLELGEENEKEAQKDFAKSKLDWDKLFREYKAQKDGEIDR is encoded by the coding sequence ATGAATTACGAAGCTAAATTAACAGAATTAACGCAATTAAAAGATAAAATGAATCAATATCGGCCACTCCCTCCCACAGAAGTTAAACAGTTAGAGAAAAATATTCGCATTGAGCACGTTTGGTCTTCAGCAGCCATTGAGGGAAATACGTTCAATAAATATGAAACAGCAGCAATTATTAATAGTGGTCTAGGAGCAACGATTCATGGTAAGACGATTAGGGAAACACTAGAAATTATTGATTTAAATGAAGCGTATGGTTATATGCAAGAATTAGCAACTGAAAAAAGGCCCTTGCAGACAATTGATATTCGTAATCTAAACCGTATAGCTACACTGGAAACTTTACAATCTAAAGACGAAGCTGGAAAATATCGACAAATTGATGTTTATCCATATAGTTTAGAAGATCACCCATATTTGGCACCTTATGACATTCCGCAAGCTATGGATAATCTGATTCAATGGAGTAATCAAGCTTCAGAAACTTTACACCCCGTGCAATATGCCACAGATTTACACCAAAAGTTTGTCTCAATTCACCCTTTCAGAGATGGTAATGGGCGAACGGCTAGATTATTAATGAATTTTGCATTAACCAAAAATGGTTATCCTGTGATTAATGTTAACCCGTCTAAAGAAGCTAGAAATAAGTATATGGAAGCTTTAGAAACGTCACGCTCCGATAAAAATATGAGTCCATTTAGAAATTTAATTGCGGATTATGTCAAAAGTGAATTGAATAGGAGAACAGATACACTAGAATTAGGTGAAGAAAACGAAAAAGAGGCTCAAAAAGATTTTGCGAAAAGCAAACTAGATTGGGATAAACTTTTCAGGGAATATAAAGCACAAAAAGACGGAGAGATTGATCGATGA
- the ychF gene encoding redox-regulated ATPase YchF, translating to MSLTAGIVGLPNVGKSTLFNAITKAGAEMANYPFATIDPNVGMVEVPDARLQRIDELIPAKKIVHTTFEFTDIAGIVKGASKGEGLGNKFLENIRQVDAIVHVVRAFADDNVTHVSGKIDPLDDIETINLELSIADLDSVNKRFAKVEKVARTKDKEAIAELAVLQKIKPLLEQGGAVRSLDFTKEEQQIVKGLFLLTSKPVLYVANIAEDDMADPEQSPYYQVVKDYAAKENAEVIGISAKTEEEIAELGDDERQVFLEAEGVSESGLDRLIQASYHLLGLATFFTAGGVETRAWTFKQGMKAPQVAGVIHSDFERGFIKAEAVSFADLDEHGSMQAVKEAGKLRLEGKDYVVQDGDIIEFRFNV from the coding sequence ATGTCATTAACTGCAGGAATTGTGGGTTTGCCTAATGTGGGTAAATCGACCTTGTTTAATGCGATTACCAAAGCGGGTGCCGAAATGGCGAATTACCCGTTTGCGACTATTGATCCAAATGTGGGCATGGTAGAAGTGCCCGATGCGCGTTTACAGCGGATTGATGAGCTGATTCCCGCCAAAAAAATTGTGCACACGACCTTTGAATTTACCGATATTGCGGGCATTGTCAAAGGCGCCAGCAAGGGTGAAGGCTTAGGTAATAAATTTTTAGAAAATATTCGTCAAGTTGATGCGATTGTCCACGTGGTGCGGGCGTTTGCTGACGATAATGTCACTCATGTGAGTGGCAAAATTGATCCGTTAGATGATATTGAAACAATTAATCTTGAATTGAGTATTGCGGATTTAGACAGCGTGAATAAGCGCTTTGCCAAAGTTGAAAAAGTGGCGCGGACCAAAGATAAAGAAGCGATTGCGGAATTAGCTGTCTTACAAAAAATTAAACCATTGTTGGAACAAGGTGGCGCTGTCCGCAGCTTAGACTTCACCAAAGAAGAACAGCAAATCGTCAAAGGCTTATTCTTGTTAACATCAAAGCCGGTTTTATATGTAGCTAATATTGCCGAAGATGATATGGCCGATCCCGAACAATCGCCATATTATCAGGTTGTCAAAGACTATGCCGCAAAAGAAAATGCAGAAGTTATTGGTATTTCGGCGAAAACTGAAGAAGAAATTGCGGAATTAGGTGATGATGAACGTCAAGTCTTCTTGGAAGCTGAAGGCGTGAGCGAATCTGGTTTGGATCGGTTGATTCAAGCTAGTTATCATCTGTTAGGTTTAGCAACTTTCTTTACCGCTGGCGGCGTGGAAACCCGTGCGTGGACGTTCAAGCAAGGGATGAAAGCGCCCCAAGTTGCTGGTGTGATCCATTCGGATTTTGAACGCGGTTTTATTAAAGCTGAAGCTGTTTCATTTGCGGACTTGGATGAGCATGGTAGTATGCAAGCGGTGAAAGAAGCTGGTAAATTAAGGCTTGAAGGCAAGGATTACGTTGTCCAAGATGGCGATATTATCGAATTCCGGTTTAATGTGTAG
- a CDS encoding ParB/RepB/Spo0J family partition protein, whose amino-acid sequence MTDKKRSGLGRGIDAIFSDFEKDEITSENVVEISLEDIRPNPYQPRKTFDQEALDDLAQSIKENGVFQPIVVRKSVNGFQIVVGERRFRASKIAQRSTIPAIIRQLDESQMMEIGVLENLQREDLNPIEEAQAYQTLIEKLHLTQEQVSERLGKSRPYIANYLRLLSLPEQTKQLLINGDLTMAQARTLLTFKDPKKIDQVAKLAVEQGLTVRQLESMATQPVKIVKKTAPAKSSFITETEEQLVNKFGTSVKVTDSKNGKGKIQIDFASTKDLNRILELLNISID is encoded by the coding sequence ATGACCGATAAGAAAAGAAGCGGCTTAGGTCGCGGCATTGATGCAATTTTTTCAGATTTTGAAAAAGATGAAATTACGTCAGAAAATGTTGTCGAAATTTCTTTAGAAGATATTCGCCCGAATCCTTATCAACCCCGGAAAACCTTTGATCAAGAAGCTTTAGACGATTTGGCACAATCCATTAAAGAAAATGGTGTGTTTCAACCGATTGTGGTTCGTAAAAGTGTCAACGGTTTTCAGATTGTGGTGGGCGAGCGTCGATTTCGTGCCAGCAAAATTGCTCAGCGGTCCACGATTCCCGCCATTATCCGGCAATTAGATGAAAGTCAAATGATGGAAATTGGGGTACTGGAGAATCTGCAACGTGAAGATCTTAACCCCATTGAAGAAGCGCAAGCTTATCAAACTCTGATTGAAAAATTGCATTTAACGCAAGAACAAGTTTCGGAACGTTTGGGTAAAAGTCGGCCGTATATTGCCAATTACTTACGCTTATTGAGTTTGCCAGAACAAACCAAGCAATTGTTAATCAATGGTGATTTAACGATGGCGCAAGCGCGGACGTTATTGACGTTTAAAGATCCGAAGAAGATTGATCAAGTGGCTAAATTAGCAGTTGAGCAGGGGTTGACGGTGCGCCAATTAGAATCCATGGCCACACAACCGGTCAAAATTGTGAAAAAAACAGCTCCGGCTAAATCATCATTCATTACAGAAACTGAGGAGCAATTAGTCAATAAATTTGGCACGAGTGTCAAAGTTACTGATAGTAAAAATGGGAAGGGTAAAATCCAGATTGATTTTGCTTCAACCAAAGATTTGAACCGTATTTTAGAGCTATTAAATATTTCGATTGATTAG
- a CDS encoding ParA family protein has protein sequence MVKVISLANQKGGVGKTTTTINLGACLSELGQRVLVIDIDPQGNATSGLGIKKVDVTQDIYDVIINEMPLGDTVMHTQRKNLDIVPATIQLAGAEMELTSMMARETRLKEAIGSIAQQYDYILIDCPPSLGQLSINAFTASNSIVIPVQSEYYALEGLSQLLNTIRLVQKHFNPDLAIEGVLLTMFDARTNLGTQVVNEVQSYFGDHVYKTIIPRNTRLAEAPSYGLPIIDFDRKSRGAEVYLQLAKEVMDNDDR, from the coding sequence ATGGTTAAAGTAATATCCCTAGCTAATCAAAAGGGTGGTGTTGGCAAAACAACAACTACGATTAATTTGGGTGCTTGCTTATCCGAATTAGGTCAGCGTGTTTTAGTTATTGATATTGATCCGCAAGGCAATGCGACGAGTGGTTTGGGCATCAAAAAAGTGGATGTCACGCAAGATATTTACGATGTGATTATTAACGAAATGCCCTTGGGTGATACGGTGATGCACACGCAACGCAAAAACTTGGATATCGTGCCGGCTACAATTCAATTAGCAGGTGCTGAAATGGAGTTGACATCAATGATGGCGCGCGAAACCCGTTTAAAAGAAGCGATTGGTTCGATTGCCCAACAGTATGATTATATTTTGATTGACTGTCCACCGTCATTGGGGCAACTGTCAATCAATGCCTTTACCGCCAGCAATTCTATTGTCATTCCGGTGCAAAGTGAATATTATGCATTGGAAGGCTTGAGTCAGTTATTGAATACGATTCGGCTGGTGCAAAAGCACTTTAATCCCGATTTGGCGATTGAAGGCGTTTTGTTGACGATGTTTGATGCGCGAACGAATTTGGGTACGCAAGTTGTTAATGAAGTTCAAAGTTATTTTGGCGATCATGTCTATAAAACGATTATTCCGCGCAACACTCGTTTAGCCGAAGCACCCAGTTATGGTTTGCCGATTATTGATTTTGACCGCAAATCACGTGGCGCCGAGGTGTATTTGCAATTAGCCAAGGAGGTTATGGATAACGATGACCGATAA
- a CDS encoding DUF1129 family protein — MDPREKNEQKQAQSQEKTIKRQQQLATEEQIRNADATALWQKLSRKNEDYLFKLHKALQNNGKTTSQAQEIIDNLLPEVLENQVKGITARQLYGKVADKLDATLHRKVPSQTAANTPMWQMAVDNSLLFIAVFAVMYGIMSLFIKNPSRDNQSGILSILIIAIIWGVLFGWLNKRMMTKKEEREPFWKTILVIIVGLLFMMLAWLFTVLLPPVLNPILPAWAEILIAVVAYGLRWLFRRYYHITFSSFTGK; from the coding sequence ATGGATCCCAGAGAAAAAAATGAGCAAAAACAAGCACAAAGTCAGGAAAAAACAATTAAACGTCAACAACAGTTAGCGACGGAAGAACAGATCCGCAATGCTGATGCAACAGCTTTGTGGCAAAAATTGAGCCGCAAGAATGAAGATTACTTATTTAAATTGCATAAAGCATTACAAAATAACGGTAAAACGACTTCGCAGGCGCAAGAAATCATTGATAATTTGTTGCCAGAAGTGTTGGAAAACCAGGTCAAAGGGATTACAGCGCGGCAACTTTACGGTAAAGTCGCTGATAAGCTAGACGCTACCTTGCATAGAAAGGTGCCGTCCCAGACAGCTGCTAATACACCAATGTGGCAGATGGCGGTTGATAATTCCCTATTGTTTATTGCCGTGTTTGCGGTCATGTACGGTATCATGAGTCTGTTTATCAAAAATCCAAGTCGCGATAATCAAAGCGGAATTCTATCCATTTTGATTATTGCCATTATTTGGGGTGTGCTCTTTGGTTGGCTCAATAAGCGTATGATGACAAAAAAAGAGGAGCGTGAACCATTTTGGAAAACGATTCTCGTCATTATTGTCGGACTGTTGTTTATGATGTTGGCTTGGTTATTCACGGTCTTGCTGCCACCAGTATTGAATCCAATTTTGCCAGCTTGGGCCGAAATTCTGATCGCGGTCGTGGCCTATGGCTTACGTTGGTTGTTCCGGCGGTATTATCATATTACTTTCAGTTCATTTACCGGTAAATAA
- a CDS encoding type 1 glutamine amidotransferase, producing MSTIKIAYLYEDLMNTYGDSGDVKILRYFLKKAQFDSTVTNVSLGDDFNAFDYDFLFFGGGQDFEQTVVAKDILRHRQTIADYIEDGRPMLGICGGYQFLGAYYQTSGGQRIQCLNILPFHTIFNPEKRMIGDTHFTTQFGEVHAFENHSGQTFFDDHDKLQPFGKMITGYGNNPDDGVEGMIYKQTIGSYAHGPLLRNLNVAKVLVQRIIQIHQQNND from the coding sequence ATGTCCACAATTAAAATTGCATATTTATATGAAGATCTTATGAATACTTACGGTGATTCCGGTGATGTCAAAATTTTGCGGTATTTCTTAAAAAAAGCTCAATTTGACAGTACGGTCACCAATGTCAGTCTGGGCGACGATTTCAATGCTTTTGATTACGACTTTTTATTTTTTGGTGGTGGCCAAGATTTTGAACAAACGGTGGTCGCCAAAGACATTTTGCGTCATCGCCAAACAATTGCCGATTATATTGAAGATGGGCGTCCGATGTTAGGCATTTGCGGCGGTTATCAATTCTTGGGTGCTTATTACCAAACCAGTGGCGGGCAACGGATTCAGTGTTTAAACATTTTGCCGTTTCATACCATTTTCAATCCCGAAAAACGGATGATTGGCGATACTCATTTCACCACCCAATTCGGCGAAGTCCATGCATTTGAAAATCATAGCGGTCAAACCTTTTTTGACGATCATGACAAGCTGCAGCCGTTCGGTAAAATGATTACCGGTTATGGCAATAATCCCGACGATGGCGTCGAAGGCATGATCTACAAACAAACTATTGGCAGTTACGCACACGGACCACTGTTGCGCAATCTTAATGTTGCCAAAGTTTTGGTGCAACGGATTATTCAAATTCATCAACAAAATAATGATTAA
- a CDS encoding zinc-binding alcohol dehydrogenase family protein translates to MNNQIAAVGFYQHLPISNPNSLQDITVTTPTMKAHDLLVQVNAVSVNPVDTGVRGGGSAQRLKHPKVLGWDAVGQVQAVGKEVTLFQPGDRVWYAGDFQRSGSNTQLQAVDERIVGTAPQNLSDEQAAAVPLVGLTAYESLFEKFSLQKNDKILIINGSGGVGSMAIQLAKLAGLTVIATASKPQSVAWVQDLGADFIIDHHQDLVSQMRALGFRYVDKILNLNNLDAHWSEIAELIKPDGQVVATTENHQLIDLQKLTKKRVTFSWEWMYSKSYYQLPSMMTQHDILSKLAKLYETKLLIPINKISYSPINATNLRQAHHDIESGRMVGKVILAGWKR, encoded by the coding sequence ATGAATAATCAAATCGCAGCTGTAGGCTTTTACCAACATTTACCGATTTCTAATCCAAACAGCTTACAAGATATTACGGTCACAACCCCAACCATGAAAGCGCATGATCTTTTAGTACAAGTCAACGCCGTTTCTGTGAATCCGGTTGATACGGGCGTGCGTGGCGGTGGCTCCGCCCAACGTCTTAAACATCCCAAAGTGCTTGGTTGGGATGCTGTCGGTCAAGTGCAGGCGGTGGGCAAAGAAGTTACTTTGTTTCAACCCGGCGATCGTGTTTGGTATGCTGGTGACTTCCAACGTTCTGGAAGTAACACACAATTGCAGGCAGTTGATGAACGAATTGTCGGAACCGCTCCTCAAAATTTGTCTGATGAACAAGCAGCTGCCGTCCCATTAGTTGGTTTAACCGCATATGAATCGTTATTTGAAAAGTTTTCGCTTCAAAAAAACGATAAAATTCTCATTATTAATGGATCCGGTGGCGTGGGTTCAATGGCGATTCAATTAGCCAAGTTGGCCGGTTTAACTGTGATTGCCACGGCTTCCAAACCTCAATCTGTTGCTTGGGTTCAAGACTTAGGCGCCGATTTTATTATTGATCATCACCAAGATTTGGTTTCACAAATGCGAGCTCTCGGTTTTCGTTATGTCGATAAAATTTTAAATTTAAATAACCTTGATGCACACTGGTCAGAAATTGCCGAACTGATCAAACCCGACGGTCAAGTGGTGGCAACAACAGAAAATCACCAATTAATTGATTTACAAAAATTAACCAAAAAAAGGGTCACTTTCAGCTGGGAGTGGATGTACAGCAAATCTTACTACCAGTTGCCATCCATGATGACTCAACATGACATTTTAAGTAAATTGGCTAAGTTATACGAAACTAAACTCTTGATTCCCATCAATAAAATCAGTTATTCACCAATCAACGCAACTAACCTGCGTCAGGCCCATCACGATATCGAATCGGGGCGAATGGTTGGCAAAGTCATATTAGCTGGATGGAAAAGATAA
- a CDS encoding ParB/RepB/Spo0J family partition protein — MSFWENLWDKNSKQPADTVQSIPLQQIVANAYQPRQEFDPVHISELAQSIQSNGLLQPIVVRPKADQQYELIAGERRLRAVTTLQWEQIPAIVRDYDDNQSASLALIENLQRQNLNPIEEAQAYLNLAQMNQMTQKDLARHLGKSQSYVANKLRLLKLAPAVQTAISQGQISQRHGRALLSLDAQQQQTTLTKIEQNSLTVKQTEQLVQKIKQPVVQKKAQRIRALPSKNAQLSINTVKDAVNLAQKNGAQFSYQEIDGEQEYQLIITVKKENGHG; from the coding sequence TTGTCATTTTGGGAAAATCTTTGGGACAAAAATTCAAAGCAACCGGCAGATACAGTCCAGTCGATTCCGCTCCAGCAAATTGTTGCTAACGCGTATCAACCGCGTCAGGAATTTGATCCGGTTCATATTTCTGAATTGGCGCAGTCGATTCAATCTAATGGTTTGCTGCAGCCGATTGTTGTGCGCCCCAAGGCGGATCAACAATATGAGTTAATTGCTGGCGAAAGACGTTTGCGCGCGGTCACGACTTTGCAGTGGGAGCAGATTCCCGCCATTGTCCGCGATTATGATGATAATCAATCAGCATCACTAGCTTTAATTGAAAATTTACAGCGTCAAAATTTGAATCCCATTGAAGAAGCACAAGCGTATTTGAATTTGGCACAGATGAATCAAATGACGCAAAAAGATTTAGCCCGACATTTGGGCAAAAGTCAATCTTATGTGGCGAATAAATTGCGCTTGTTAAAATTAGCACCTGCTGTGCAAACGGCGATTAGCCAAGGGCAGATTTCTCAACGTCACGGGCGAGCATTGTTGAGTTTGGATGCACAGCAACAACAAACAACATTAACAAAAATTGAACAAAATTCTTTGACTGTGAAACAGACGGAACAATTGGTTCAAAAAATCAAGCAACCGGTAGTTCAAAAGAAAGCGCAACGAATTCGAGCTTTACCGTCAAAGAACGCGCAATTATCCATTAATACCGTCAAAGATGCAGTCAATTTAGCACAAAAAAATGGCGCACAATTTAGTTATCAAGAAATTGATGGTGAGCAAGAATATCAATTGATTATTACAGTCAAAAAGGAGAACGGGCATGGTTAA